The stretch of DNA TTTTTTATTACCTTTAATTAAATCATTTATTAACATTTGAATCCTTTAATAAGTTACATACTTTTGTTAAGTCATCTTTATTTATATCAATTTTTGCAATTAACCGAATAATTGCTTCTTTTACAGTTGGTTGCCTGATTGCACCAACCAAAAAACCATTTTTCTTCAAATTTTCTTGTATCATTTTTACTTTTTTATTATCACCTATTAATATAGGAATAATTAAGCTTTGGGAATTTAAACCCAAGATATTTTTAATTATAGTTAAATTGTTTTTTATTTGTTCTTTTAAAATTTTTTTATTTTTTATAATAAAATCCAAAGATTCATTTGCAAGTGCTGTATCAAATAAAGAAGGAGCAGTTGAGTAGATAATAGGTTTTGCTCTATTTGTTAAAAAATCAATGATTTGTTTTGAAGCTAAAATATAAGCTCCATAAGATCCATAAGCTTTTCCTAAAGTTCCCATTTTAACATGATATTTGTTTGGTTTTATTTTGTAATAATCAAAAATACCCAAAAGATTATTTCCAATAACTCCAAAACTATGGGCTTCATCAACTATTAAAATTGCTTTTTTCTTATTAGCAATTTCAAATATTTCTAAAGGAGCTAAATCTCCACCCATTGAATAAACACCTTCAATAGCTATAATATTTCTTCCAGTTCTTTGGTTTGTTGAAATCTTTTTTTCTAAATCTTTAAAATCATTATGATTAAAAACAACTACTTGTTCAGATTTTAAAAGTTTTGTTGCAAGAATTCCGCTTGCATGGTACTCTTCATCTATAAATAAAGTGTCATTTTTTCTCACAAGTGCTTCAATCATAGAGATATTTGCTAAAAATCCTGACCCTACAATAACTCCAGCTTCAAAACCATTTACTTCACACAATCTATCTTCAAATTTTTTGTGAATTTTACTATATCCATTTACTAACATTGAAGCTTTTGGTGAGTGATAGTTTTCTTTTAGAACATTTTCATAGGCATTTTGGAAAAGAATTTTGTTTGTAGAAAGACCCAAATAATCATTTGAGGCTAGATCAACTAAATTATCATCAAATAGTTCTCTGGTTCTAAAACGATTCGACTTTTTAATTGATTCTAATTCTTTTGAGTACAAATATTTCTCCATGAGTATTTGTGTATGATAACTAAAAACTGCTAATAAAAAATTAAATTTTATAATTTCTCTCTCTTGCTAGATTATTGCTACTATGAGTTGTTATAATTCTTCATACTAATTTTTATATAAGTCAATAAAAGTAAGAGGTGTTTTTGCGACCTTCACCTCTTACTTTCATTTTTGTTAAATAGTAATATTCTCAATAAAATCTATAGTTTCTTCTGTAATTATAATTGCATCAATACAAAAAGCAACATCTAATTTTTTTGTTTGTAGA from Arcobacter suis CECT 7833 encodes:
- a CDS encoding aminotransferase class I/II-fold pyridoxal phosphate-dependent enzyme, which encodes MYSKELESIKKSNRFRTRELFDDNLVDLASNDYLGLSTNKILFQNAYENVLKENYHSPKASMLVNGYSKIHKKFEDRLCEVNGFEAGVIVGSGFLANISMIEALVRKNDTLFIDEEYHASGILATKLLKSEQVVVFNHNDFKDLEKKISTNQRTGRNIIAIEGVYSMGGDLAPLEIFEIANKKKAILIVDEAHSFGVIGNNLLGIFDYYKIKPNKYHVKMGTLGKAYGSYGAYILASKQIIDFLTNRAKPIIYSTAPSLFDTALANESLDFIIKNKKILKEQIKNNLTIIKNILGLNSQSLIIPILIGDNKKVKMIQENLKKNGFLVGAIRQPTVKEAIIRLIAKIDINKDDLTKVCNLLKDSNVNK